The Gloeobacter morelensis MG652769 genome contains the following window.
TGCACCAAGTGCTTTTTCCCGCGTTGCTAAAGCACGACGTAAAAGGGGCTCAGCTTGTTCATACCTTCCTTGACGTATGTAGAGAACTGCCAGAGCGTTCAGACTCGTAGCTACTTCCGGGTGTTCTAGGCCAAGCACACTTTCTCGAATTATAATTACTTGCTGAGCGAGCGGGACTGCTTCTGCGTACTTGCCACTTTCCCTTAGCTTTTCTACCTGTGAACTAAGGCCGTGTGCTTTTTGCAACTGTGCTGCAGGCGAACTTCCTACACCAGGTTGATCCTGGCTGATGGCTGGCTGAGAATAAGTTAAAAGCAACCATACGGACAAGCAAAGACCCGCCCAATAGCCATGCATTGCTTTGGTGTCGTAAGTATATGTTTTAGCTTTTACCTCTAACCCTCTCTCCTGCGGTTTCATGAACCCCTTCGAATAAGAGGACAGAGAGCAATGTTAGTTTACCTCTGCGAACTTCGCATCATTATTTGTGAGGTACTGCAAAAAGAAGGGAGGTCTCTATAGTACCTCCCTGTATATGCAAAAGAAGCTAGTATTATTCAGTTTGAGTCTTGAGATACAGCTTGCGAGTCGAGGAACAAGATCATGTTCTTCGTCTGCGTTTGCGCTTCGTCTGCCCGCGAATTCACAGGCAAAATTGAGTCGATGAACAAGATCATGTTCCTCCCTTCTGTTTGAGCCTTATCTGCCAGTGTAGTTGCAGGAGAGTTGGAGTCGATGAACCAGATCATGTTCTTCCCTTCTGTTTGAGCCTCATCCCTAAGTGGTTCAGCAAAGAAATCAGTATTTGCCGGCTCTATTTCGGATCCAACTTCAGTCAGTGATAGCTTCCAGATGACGTTTTCACCGCTAGACCGATTGCGCCAAAGGATTTCCGCTTTACCATCTTGATCGAAGTCTTTAGCGCTGCCAATCTGCCAGTTCAAATCTGGTTGTGATGGCAAAGCCGCAATTGAGACAAGTTTCGCACCGTTCATAAACCAGATAAGATTCTCGCCACTAGATTTGTTTCTCCAGACGATGTCTGGCTTGGCGTCCCCATTGAAATCTGCAAAACTTGCTAACTGAAAGTCGATATCACTCAAAGTCGGCAAAGTAGTGTTT
Protein-coding sequences here:
- a CDS encoding FG-GAP repeat domain-containing protein, yielding MNGTSLISSTLLPLPSQPNWQMVSVADVNADNKPDLVWRNQASGQNSVWLMNGMTRLSNTTLPTLSDIDFQLASFADFNGDAKPDIVWRNKSSGENLIWFMNGAKLVSIAALPSQPDLNWQIGSAKDFDQDGKAEILWRNRSSGENVIWKLSLTEVGSEIEPANTDFFAEPLRDEAQTEGKNMIWFIDSNSPATTLADKAQTEGRNMILFIDSILPVNSRADEAQTQTKNMILFLDSQAVSQDSN